The segment GAAATCAGGCATTTTTGTGACAGGCTGAACTTCTTTGCAGCCTGCATTTATTGCTTTTTCATATGTTTCAGCGATATTTGGTACTAAAATATTAAACCAAATTGGCTTTGGATCATCTGGCTTCGGAGCAATCATTTGGTATTCAGGATTTTCATCTAACATATGGAATCGTACGTCGTATAGCTTAAATATTACTTCATTCTTTCCAGGTGAAAAATCTGTTACCTCGACACGTTCAATATCAAAAATTTTCTCATATAGTGCTAATGCCTTTAAACTATCTGTGACAACCATATCAATTTCAACGCCAACCATCTTTAACACTCCTTCTAGAAAAAATTATATTGCTATCGTTAGCGTAACACATTTTTTATTGTTTATGCAGTGAAACGAGGATTTTATTGTTGTTATTCTACATGGAAACAATCAGTAAGATGTTGTATTAAGTTGGTTCATATGTGCCAAATGACAAATGTGTACATATTCTATATACTTATAGATAATAATAATTTTAGTTGAAGGAGCGATAATAAATGATTGATACTTCGCTCTGGAAACGAGATGAAAAAAGCCAAGCTTCAGGAACCCGAACAAAGTTTTGGCTACTCGAACCAGAAGCTGATCAACAAAATATTACAAAGTACCTTTTTAA is part of the Lysinibacillus sp. FSL K6-0232 genome and harbors:
- a CDS encoding VOC family protein; translation: MVGVEIDMVVTDSLKALALYEKIFDIERVEVTDFSPGKNEVIFKLYDVRFHMLDENPEYQMIAPKPDDPKPIWFNILVPNIAETYEKAINAGCKEVQPVTKMPDFGISNAMFSDEFGYLWMLHELHRVVSFEERVQILADEGNQH